The genomic DNA GATCTCCGCCGCGAGTCGGGCCTGGACGGCGGGGTGGACGTCGTCGGCGAACTCCAGGCCCGCGCAGCCGACTTCAGCGGCCGCCACGGACTGACCGCGACCTTCCGCCGACTCCAGGAGCACATCCCCGTACCGCCCGTCCCGCAGGCGGTCGCCCGGCAGCTGCTCACGGTCGCCTCCGAGGCCATGGAGAACGCCCAGCGGCACGCTGGCCCCAGCTATCTCATCGTCCTCGCCGGAGTGAAGGGCGACGTCCTGCGCATCAGCGTCTACGACGACGGGCGCGGCCTGCCCGCGGGCACCACCCTCGACACCCTCAGACGGGCGGGACACTTCGGTCTCGTCGGCATGGTCGAACGCGCCGCATCCATCGGCGCTCGTATCCGGATCGGCAAGGGAGACGCCGCCAAGGGCACCGAAGTGCGCCTGGAAATACCCCTCGCCGCTCTTGGCACCACCTCCACCGCCCCTCCATCCGCCCCCCACCCGTAGCTCCTGAGAGGAGGTCGCAGAATGCCGGACGATGTCTCCCGCGCGTCGAGCCAGAACTGGGTGGCCCAGCACCACGCCTCCCCGCACACCTCGCCGCACAGAGCACCGCTCAGCCCGGAACCCAGCTCCTCCGGGTTCCCCGTCCCCCAGCGGACCGCGGCACCCGAGGCCCTGCCCACCCCCTTCCCGGCCGCACCCGGCCCCCAGGCCGCCGGCCGGCTCCGGGTGGTGGTCGCCGACGACAACCCCGTGGTCCGGGCCGGTCTGGGCGTACTGCTCTCCGGCCGCGCCGACATCCAGGTCGTCGCGGAGGCGGCGGACGGCCGCCAGGCCTACGAGATGGCCCTCCGGCACCGTCCTGACGTCGTGCTGCTGGACGTCCGGATGCCCGGCGTGGACGGCATCTCCGCCCTGCCGCACCTGGTGCGGATCGCCCCCGTGATGATGCTGACCTACAGCCGCGAGAGCGAGATCGTCCACGAGGCCCTGCGCCTGGGCGCGGGCGGCTATCTGGTGCACGGCGAGTTCACGGCCGACCAGCTGGTCCAGGCGGTACGCGACACCACGCAGGGCCGGGCCAACTTCACCGCCACCGCCGCGAACGCCCTGCTCGCCCATATGCGCAACGGGGCGGACCCGGGCCGCGGAGCGCTCCCGGAGGGCCTGGGCACCGCCCTGACGACGGGCGTCCCCTACCCGGCCTCCGGACACGAGGAGCAGCCCGGCTTCACACCGCCGCCACCCCTCACCATGGCGACGCGACAGGTCCAGGAATCGGAAGGTCTTTCGCAACTGCAACCTGTTGTGGGACAGTCTTCCATGACCAGGGGGTCCGGCGCGGCTCCCAACAGGCAACAACACGGGCTGAGTTCGAGGGAGGTGGAGGTCATGGAGCTGATTGCGTCCGGAATGAGCAACCAGCAGATCGCCGCCACCTGCTTCATCAGCGAGAAGACCGTGAAGAATCACATCAACCGCATCTTCACGAAACTGCACAGCGGCAGTCGCAGTGAGGCGATCGCCCGCTGGCTGGGCACGGCGCCCGCGACGGGCTCCGGGCCGCGAAGGGCGGGCGGTCATGGCTGAACGAGGCGGCAACGCGGGGGCCCAGAGCGCGCTTTGGGCCCGGGAATGGGTCCTGGGACCCTCTGGTGAGCGTGGTGCCCCCCTCTATGTTTCTCATGTCGCAAGCGGCACCGGCCAGGAGGAAGCCGGAGCCGGGCGCGACATGCCAGGAACGTGCGAGTCGGCCGGCAAGCGGTCGGCCGAATCAGGAGGGGAACACCATGTCGAACATCACCCTGAAGACCGCCGTGCGCGTCAACGGCTGGGCCAACACCGCCGTCAGCAGCATCCAGAAGCGCTACGCGGCGAAGGACCGGGGTCAGACGGCGTTCGAGTACCTGGGCATCATCCTGGTGGTCGTGGCGATCATCGGTGCGGTCGCGGCCTCGGGCATCGGCGGCAACATCTCGAACCGCATCGACGGCCTGGTCACCTCCATCACCGCTGGCTAATGACTGTCCGGTCTCGTAGCGACCGAGGGCAGGCCTTCCCTATCTATGTCGTGATGGTGGCGGGCCTGCTCTTCCTCGTGTTCGCTTTCTTCGCCGTGGGTAAAGCGTCGGCCCTGCGCAACGGCTCCCAGGGCGCGGCGGACTCCGCCGCGCTCGCCGCCGCCCAGGCCGCCCGCGCGGACTTCGAGTCGGGGTTCATCGCCTCGCTTCCCGAGAACATGCTCGACGCCTTCCTGGCGGCTCCCTTCACGGCGCCGTGCGGCGAGGCACAGAGCTTCGCATCGGACAATGACGCCGATGTGACGAGCTGCACCGCCCGGTACGGCCCCCGACGGGACTCGATCAAGGTCGAGGTCGAGGGCCGCGAAGCGGTGGACTCGTCGGTGATCCCGGGTACGAAGCGCACCTTCGCGAAGGCCAAAGCGACGGCCATCATCGAGTTCCGCTGCACCTGGCAGGCTCTGGACTTCGACAACAACAATGTCCAGGACCTGTTCATCTTCTCGTGCGGAGACGCCGGGATGGTCGAGATCGTGCCAAGCAGCCCCCCTCCCTGGTCCCAAGTCAGCAAGATTCTCTTCGACGTGCATTTGGTCGACAACTGACAGCGAACGACTAGTAGAGGGATCGGACCATGAGCATT from Streptomyces sp. NBC_00654 includes the following:
- a CDS encoding Flp family type IVb pilin — encoded protein: MSNITLKTAVRVNGWANTAVSSIQKRYAAKDRGQTAFEYLGIILVVVAIIGAVAASGIGGNISNRIDGLVTSITAG
- a CDS encoding response regulator transcription factor; translation: MPDDVSRASSQNWVAQHHASPHTSPHRAPLSPEPSSSGFPVPQRTAAPEALPTPFPAAPGPQAAGRLRVVVADDNPVVRAGLGVLLSGRADIQVVAEAADGRQAYEMALRHRPDVVLLDVRMPGVDGISALPHLVRIAPVMMLTYSRESEIVHEALRLGAGGYLVHGEFTADQLVQAVRDTTQGRANFTATAANALLAHMRNGADPGRGALPEGLGTALTTGVPYPASGHEEQPGFTPPPPLTMATRQVQESEGLSQLQPVVGQSSMTRGSGAAPNRQQHGLSSREVEVMELIASGMSNQQIAATCFISEKTVKNHINRIFTKLHSGSRSEAIARWLGTAPATGSGPRRAGGHG
- a CDS encoding pilus assembly protein TadG-related protein, coding for MTVRSRSDRGQAFPIYVVMVAGLLFLVFAFFAVGKASALRNGSQGAADSAALAAAQAARADFESGFIASLPENMLDAFLAAPFTAPCGEAQSFASDNDADVTSCTARYGPRRDSIKVEVEGREAVDSSVIPGTKRTFAKAKATAIIEFRCTWQALDFDNNNVQDLFIFSCGDAGMVEIVPSSPPPWSQVSKILFDVHLVDN